The Gemmatimonadaceae bacterium genomic sequence CGCTGTGGCGGTGCCGAATCGGCCGGCATCTGCTGGATGCGACGCACGACGTCCATCCCCTGTACGACCTTGCCGAAGGCCGCAAAGCCCTGGCCGTCAGGGTTGCGCTTGCCGCCAAAGTCCAGCTCGGGCTGTGCGCCGATGCAGAAGAAGAACTCGCTCGACGCACTGCCGGGTGTCCCGCGCGCCATGCTGATCGTGCCGTCTTCGTGCCTGATCCCGGTCTTGTCGTTGGTCTCGTGCGCGATGGCGGGGAGGCGTTTGGTACTATCGGTGTCCAACCCACCCTGGATGACCTCGATCTTGACCGGGCTGGTGGGCTGGTTCTGCATGGTGACGACCCGATAGAACGCCCCGCCGTCATAGCGCCGCTCGGTCACGTAGCGCAGGAAGTTCGCGGCGGTCACCGGCGCTCTGGTCGTATAGACCTCCACGATGATCGGCCCGGCATCGGTGTCGATGCGCACGCGCGGTGACGCCTGCGACCCGGCCGTTCGTCCCGCACACGCGATGGCCGTTGCAACCAGGGCAGTCGCCCCGAGGCGCCGCCACGTGCGGCGGCGCCATGCGATGTTGGTCATCATTTGTCGAACCACACTGGCTTGTCCACCGTGAGGCCGCTCGGCGTGTTGGGGTTCGAGTTGATCTCCTCGCTGCGATAGAGCAGCCGGCGCGCGAGCGACGTGGCCAGGGCGCCGGTGGGGACCGTCATCGTCGGGTGCTCCTGCCCGACCGGGCCGCTGCGCCGCCACTGGACCCACGCGTCCGCCGGGCGCATGAACAGATCGAGCCACTGCTGACGGTTGAGCTCGCGGCGGTAGTTGGCGGCCGTGAGCGTCGGAAGCGCGTTCACATAGGTGTCGATCGCGCCGGAGGCCACGCCGAGTGCGCCCATGGATTCGCGGACGCCCGCGCGGAAGCGCGTGTCGGCGAGGCCGACGCCGCCGGGCCAGAATCCGCGCGCCGTGGCTTCGGCCTCGAGCAGGATCTGCTCGGAGTACGAGAACGACACCTCGGGGAGGTTGGCCTTGAGCATGTTCAGGTGCACGAGTGCCGAACGGGTGGTGCGGGGCTCGACCGGGTTGAGCGAGAGGTACTCCGTCGAAGACGCCGCCGGGCCGGGCTGGAAGAAGATCGGCAGGCGCGGATCGTTGAACGGCACCATCTCGGCGAACATCACGTTCGATGCGTACCAGTCCTGCTGCACGCCACCGCGAAAGATCTGCGTGAACGAGTAGCGCGGATTCTGGCGTCCCGGAGTGTCGAAGTACGGGAACTTCATGTCGTCCCCGCGCGAGGCGATCATCGCCTGTGAGGCCATCGCACCGATCGCCGCGGCCTTCGTCGGGTCCGCGTCGACCATCGTCATCAGGATGCGGAACTTCAGCGAGTTCGCGAAGCGCCGCCACTTGGTCATGTCGCCGCCGTAGTACAGGTCGTTCGGTGCGCCGATCTTCGCCGAATTGGCGTCGATCAGCGCCAGCGCTTCATCGAGCAGCTTGATGCAGCCGTTGAGCACGACCTCCTGCGAGTCGAACTTGGGGATGTCCACCTCGCCCGTCGCCGCTTCCGTGAACGGGATGTCGCCCCACAGGTACGTGGTCTGCGAGTAGACGAACGCCGTGTAGATCTTGAGCTGCGCC encodes the following:
- a CDS encoding peptidylprolyl isomerase — its product is MTNIAWRRRTWRRLGATALVATAIACAGRTAGSQASPRVRIDTDAGPIIVEVYTTRAPVTAANFLRYVTERRYDGGAFYRVVTMQNQPTSPVKIEVIQGGLDTDSTKRLPAIAHETNDKTGIRHEDGTISMARGTPGSASSEFFFCIGAQPELDFGGKRNPDGQGFAAFGKVVQGMDVVRRIQQMPADSAPPQRLRNVVRIRSIRAM
- a CDS encoding SusD/RagB family nutrient-binding outer membrane lipoprotein, translated to MTRISRSLASRARRLAACGLIALAGVACFEDGALNVDPNRSTTAEPALLFSGAEVKFSLLRVAELTWPVALMNQMWASGAAWGLAQAQYDQTRVRSAWGAIYVDVLKNLMLATKEANARTPKPNNTLAQLKIYTAFVYSQTTYLWGDIPFTEAATGEVDIPKFDSQEVVLNGCIKLLDEALALIDANSAKIGAPNDLYYGGDMTKWRRFANSLKFRILMTMVDADPTKAAAIGAMASQAMIASRGDDMKFPYFDTPGRQNPRYSFTQIFRGGVQQDWYASNVMFAEMVPFNDPRLPIFFQPGPAASSTEYLSLNPVEPRTTRSALVHLNMLKANLPEVSFSYSEQILLEAEATARGFWPGGVGLADTRFRAGVRESMGALGVASGAIDTYVNALPTLTAANYRRELNRQQWLDLFMRPADAWVQWRRSGPVGQEHPTMTVPTGALATSLARRLLYRSEEINSNPNTPSGLTVDKPVWFDK